The Streptococcus suis DNA window AAGCTGCTTTCTGTCCATGTGTCCTCCTAGTTTCAGGCCAGGTGACGAATGTTAACGAATGTTGCCTGTTATTTCAATCATTATACCGTTACAACTATATGAGACAGGAACCTCCTTTCTTACTTTTATTGACTATACCAATGAATTATGTAGATTTTATGAAGTTGCCCCATCTTCATAAGAATCACATAATTTTTTGTTATTCTTATCAAGAAGATGAGAAATAATCTTTGTTCTCACTCATTTGGTTTGAATTTTGCTTGTTTCAGGGTTTGCCATTCGCAATCTGTTTCGTTTGTAGTATTGGCATAAAAATAAAAGAGGAGTGTTGAAGATGGAATTAATTATATTTGTGGTACTGATGGTGGTTGGACACATGCTCATGATGTTTCTCATGCCTGGTATGCATGGCGGTCATAACCATAAAGGACATGACCATACCGGCGACGCGGAGGATAAAAAGCGTCTGGAAGATGAAATCCAGCAATTAAGGAAAGAGCTGAGTGACATGAAAGCCCGATTAAACCAAAGCGAATGATAAGGGGGCTGCTGTTTTGAGGCAAAAAATATTCTCCATAACTGGATTCATCATGATTTCGCTTTTCATCCTTTCCCTTTCCATCGCCGTCACCATCAACTTTACGCCGCTCTATTCGTTTGACATCGATTATTTGGAAATAACGGAAACGCTTAAAATGCCAAAGGAACAGATTTCAACAAATTACCGTATCCTCCTGAATTACCTGAATATGCCTTGGATAGCAGAACTTAACATGCCGGATTTTCCCAGTTCAGCGCGTGGGCTATTCCACTTTGTTGAAGTAAAAAAACTCTTTGCCTTAAATTATCTAATCCTATTGTTTTCCGGCGTAGGCACGTTTGGATTTGTGCGGTATCTGAGTAGGAGACAACAATCTTGGCAGCTCCTGCTCTACTTCCGCCGGGGAACCCTTATTCCCCTTGCTATCCTTTTGGCTCTCCTGGTTAGCTTCGACACGTTGTTCGTGCTTTTCCATCAAGTTTTCTTTAACAATGACGCCTGGCTCTTCAATGCTACTACTGAT harbors:
- a CDS encoding adhesion protein, which encodes MELIIFVVLMVVGHMLMMFLMPGMHGGHNHKGHDHTGDAEDKKRLEDEIQQLRKELSDMKARLNQSE
- a CDS encoding TIGR01906 family membrane protein, whose translation is MISLFILSLSIAVTINFTPLYSFDIDYLEITETLKMPKEQISTNYRILLNYLNMPWIAELNMPDFPSSARGLFHFVEVKKLFALNYLILLFSGVGTFGFVRYLSRRQQSWQLLLYFRRGTLIPLAILLALLVSFDTLFVLFHQVFFNNDAWLFNATTDPIILALPADFFMHSFLLAFGLIEVFLILGYFTTKYRISAPSR